The following coding sequences lie in one Carassius gibelio isolate Cgi1373 ecotype wild population from Czech Republic chromosome A17, carGib1.2-hapl.c, whole genome shotgun sequence genomic window:
- the fuca2 gene encoding plasma alpha-L-fucosidase: MHLWSVVPLCLLLIDTSVGQYEPTWESIDSRPIPEWFDQAKFGIFIHWGVFSVPSYGSEWFWWYWQGRKFPSYVKFMEKNFPPDFTYENFAPQFRAEFFDPKEWVDIFASSGAKYIVLTTKHHEGFTLWGSKNSWMWNAVDVGPRRDLVDDIATALRAHSDLRLGLYHSLFEWFNPLFKADADKSFKTSVFPTTKSLPELYEIINKFKPELLWSDGDGDAPASYWNSTGFLAWLYNESPVRDTVVTNDRWGYGTICNHGGYYTCSDRYNPGHLLKHKWENCMSMDKKSWGFRREAKLSDYLTIEELIATLVETVSCGGNLLLNVGPTHDGRIMPIFEERLRQMGQWLKVNGEAIYNSSAWRVQNDTVTPGVWYTRNQKNTIYAIFLSWPADGYIVLSDPVVSPSKTQVELLGYQSLSWESMKPTGLKVHLPQLDPSQIPCSWAWTLRLTGAE; the protein is encoded by the exons ATGCATCTGTGGAGTGTTGTCCCCCTTTGTTTACTCTTGATCGACACCTCTGTTGGTCAATATGAGCCTACGTGGGAATCAATTGATTCAAGACCTATCCCGGAATGGTTCGATCAAGCCAAATTCGGCATATTCATTCACTGGGGAGTGTTTTCAGTTCCCAGCTATGGCAGTGAATGGTTCTG gtgGTACTGGCAGGGCCGGAAATTCCCGTCGTATGTGAAGTTTATGGAGAAGAATTTCCCACCTGACTTTACTTACGAAAACTTTGCTCCTCAGTTCCGGGCTGAATTCTTTGATCCTAAAGAGTGGGTTGACATTTTTGCCTCGTCTGGAGCCAAATATATTGTCCTCACAACCAAACATCATGAAG GGTTTACACTATGGGGCTCAAAGAACTCGTGGATGTGGAACGCAGTGGATGTCGGGCCGAGGCGGGATCTGGTGGATGATATTGCCACCGCTCTGCGGGCACACAGTGATTTGCGTCTGGGTCTCTACCACTCTTTATTTGAGTGGTTTAACCCTCTGTTCAAAGCTGATGCTGACAAGTCCTTCAAAACCAGTGTGTTTCCTACCACAAAGTCCCTGCCAGAACTATACGAGATTATCAACAAGTTCAAACCTGAGTTGTTGTGGTCTGATGGTGATGGAGATGCGCCCGCCTCTTACTGGAACAGCACAGGGTTCCTCGCCTGGCTTTATAACGAGAG CCCTGTGCGTGACACTGTTGTGACCAACGACCGCTGGGGATACGGCACTATATGTAATCATGGAGGATATTACACCTGCTCAGATCGCTACAACCCCGGACACCTGCTGAAGCACAAGTGGGAGAACTGCATGTCCATGGACAAGAAGTCATGGGGgttcaggagagaagccaaattgAGCGACTACCTGACCATTGAAGAGCTGATAGCA ACTCTTGTTGAGACCGTGTCCTGCGGCGGGAACTTGCTGTTGAACGTGGGTCCCACACACGACGGCCGAATCATGCCCATCTTTGAGGAGCGTCTGCGACAGATGGGCCAGTGGCTTAAGGTCAACGGAGAGGCCATTTACAACAGCAGCGCATGGAGAGTTCAGAACGACACTGTCACTCCTGGAGTCTG GTATACGAGGAATCAGAAGAACACAATCTATGCTATTTTCCTTTCATGGCCCGCTGATGGCTATATTGTTCTGAGCGACCCAGTTGTATCACCGTCTAAGACGCAG GTGGAGCTGCTTGGATATCAGTCCCTCTCGTGGGAGTCCATGAAACCCACTGGTCTAAAGGTTCATCTGCCCCAGCTGGACCCCAGTCAGATTCCCTGCTCCTGGGCTTGGACCCTGCGACTGACTGGTGCAGAGTAG